A genomic region of Mesobacillus jeotgali contains the following coding sequences:
- a CDS encoding cell wall hydrolase, which translates to MKKIIMLVAILTLVIGSYTVYAETTKSNQDAETLKTKKVDVDTKESSVTDKRFIKEEEVKLLARLVHAEAKGEPYEGKVAVAEVVLNRVEHEQFPDTVKEVIYQRNAFQPVQNGAINKPAGEEAIKAVEDALENENKIDCLYFYNPETATSQWIFTRDVVKTIGKHAFAI; encoded by the coding sequence ATGAAAAAAATTATTATGTTAGTTGCCATACTTACTTTAGTGATTGGTTCATATACAGTTTATGCTGAAACGACGAAGAGCAATCAGGATGCGGAAACATTGAAAACTAAGAAAGTGGATGTTGATACGAAGGAATCTTCAGTTACCGACAAACGCTTCATTAAAGAAGAAGAAGTAAAGCTTCTTGCCCGCCTGGTCCATGCGGAAGCAAAAGGTGAGCCTTATGAAGGCAAAGTTGCAGTTGCCGAAGTCGTGCTGAACCGTGTAGAGCACGAACAATTTCCTGATACAGTAAAAGAAGTCATTTATCAAAGAAATGCATTCCAGCCGGTCCAGAATGGTGCGATCAATAAACCGGCAGGTGAAGAAGCAATCAAAGCAGTTGAAGATGCCCTTGAAAATGAAAATAAAATTGATTGTCTTTATTTCTATAATCCAGAGACTGCGACAAGCCAGTGGATCTTCACTAGAGATGTCGTTAAAACAATCGGCAAACATGCATTTGCTATCTAA
- a CDS encoding cysteine hydrolase family protein — MGNQALVIIDVQNGMFLEGESVFNGGELLKGIKALITQARSAKIPVVYIQHNETPGYPLENGTYGWEIHSEISPEEGDIIIQKDTPDSFLKTSLEQELKESGIEHLYLVGIQTEVCVDTTCRSAFSKKYKLTLVSDLHSTWPNDELTAQQIINHHNRTLRWFADVQSSLEIHFT, encoded by the coding sequence ATGGGTAACCAAGCATTAGTAATCATCGACGTTCAAAACGGGATGTTTCTGGAAGGAGAATCGGTTTTCAATGGAGGTGAGCTTCTTAAAGGAATCAAAGCGCTAATAACACAAGCCCGTTCTGCCAAAATACCAGTAGTGTATATCCAACATAATGAAACGCCTGGATACCCATTGGAAAACGGTACATATGGCTGGGAAATCCATTCAGAAATTTCCCCAGAAGAGGGAGATATAATTATTCAAAAAGACACACCGGACTCCTTTTTAAAAACAAGTCTTGAACAAGAGTTGAAAGAAAGTGGGATTGAGCACCTCTATCTAGTTGGCATTCAAACGGAAGTTTGTGTAGATACAACATGCAGGAGCGCATTCAGTAAGAAATATAAGCTTACTTTGGTTTCCGATTTACATAGCACATGGCCTAATGATGAATTAACAGCACAGCAAATCATCAACCATCACAATAGAACATTGCGCTGGTTTGCAGATGTGCAATCTAGCCTTGAGATTCACTTCACTTGA
- a CDS encoding DUF7010 family protein produces MKQSVSHLNFEELRMELSAEAGKGYPMFIAGVIFWLMMGVGGLLVPQQIMVWVYLFGIGLVLPLGILVSKVIHVNFLATHNPLSTIGGLVGGIQIFFAPIIVLVAYQQPDWIPFIIGVLTGAHFLPYVAIYKSKAYIFQTVATVVAASLIGFGLMDQAYLLIPFSLVIVYSITLFWLLKEAKVVKGKWAVAEKGNSIRM; encoded by the coding sequence ATGAAGCAGAGTGTTTCTCATTTGAATTTTGAAGAGCTTAGGATGGAACTATCAGCGGAAGCTGGTAAAGGATATCCCATGTTTATAGCAGGGGTTATTTTCTGGCTGATGATGGGAGTTGGAGGATTGCTTGTACCGCAACAAATCATGGTCTGGGTTTATTTATTCGGCATAGGTCTGGTCTTGCCTCTTGGGATTTTGGTTTCAAAGGTCATTCATGTCAATTTTCTCGCCACACACAATCCCCTTTCAACGATTGGCGGGTTAGTCGGTGGAATCCAAATTTTTTTCGCACCTATTATCGTTCTTGTTGCATACCAGCAGCCGGATTGGATTCCCTTCATTATCGGTGTTTTAACGGGGGCTCATTTCCTTCCCTATGTGGCTATTTACAAGAGCAAGGCCTATATTTTCCAAACAGTCGCCACTGTTGTGGCTGCTTCACTGATCGGTTTCGGCTTGATGGATCAAGCTTATTTACTCATTCCTTTTTCACTTGTCATTGTTTATTCTATTACATTGTTCTGGTTGTTGAAGGAAGCAAAAGTGGTAAAGGGAAAATGGGCTGTTGCGGAGAAAGGGAACTCTATTAGAATGTAA
- a CDS encoding SGNH/GDSL hydrolase family protein: MKKYSVRLTLVFSVLSLILMLSGLGWTIQNQFFSKGTSGAIEEKEPVEVDKDKEGKVVVALGDSLTRGTGDDTGKGYIGYLVDELEEKSKEKITIHNFGVKGYRSNQLLDQLKQGEIQRKIQSADYILITIGGNDLFQSGQTFLKMDEQQIAQAKDSYLKNLEAILKEVRTMNDTAVVFHIGLYNPFIDLNDSELTTKIVRDWNYEANQLLDQNEKAVYVPTFDLFQLSVNDYLYTDKFHPNAEGYRLIAERVASLITW, encoded by the coding sequence GTGAAAAAGTATTCGGTTAGATTAACACTGGTATTTTCAGTGCTTTCATTGATATTGATGCTATCTGGTCTTGGATGGACAATTCAAAATCAATTTTTCAGCAAAGGAACATCTGGAGCAATTGAAGAGAAAGAGCCAGTAGAAGTAGATAAGGATAAAGAAGGCAAGGTGGTTGTGGCTCTTGGTGATTCGCTGACTCGCGGAACCGGGGATGATACAGGAAAAGGCTATATCGGCTATCTGGTTGATGAGCTTGAAGAGAAGTCTAAAGAAAAAATCACAATACATAACTTCGGGGTTAAAGGATACCGCTCGAATCAGCTGTTGGATCAGTTGAAGCAAGGGGAAATCCAGAGGAAGATCCAGAGTGCTGACTACATCTTGATTACGATTGGCGGCAATGATTTGTTCCAGAGCGGACAAACATTCTTGAAAATGGATGAACAGCAAATAGCTCAGGCAAAGGATAGTTATTTAAAAAACCTTGAAGCTATTTTAAAAGAAGTGCGGACTATGAATGATACGGCGGTTGTTTTTCATATTGGCCTGTATAATCCGTTCATTGACTTAAATGATTCCGAGCTGACAACTAAAATCGTCCGTGATTGGAATTATGAAGCGAATCAGCTGCTTGACCAGAATGAAAAGGCGGTTTATGTGCCGACGTTCGACTTATTCCAGCTAAGTGTCAACGATTATTTGTATACAGATAAATTCCACCCTAACGCTGAAGGCTACAGGCTGATCGCGGAACGGGTCGCTTCATTGATTACATGGTAA
- a CDS encoding AlkZ-related protein has product MKNYSIKTYEEAVQVIEQVGFLPLAPLVKEFPALNTITAPETWHSDTEYDPWIWRTRFAVEGVAGYGKFIKKKSVLISRDLLPYFKAVLGSYETVEERYQKGNVSREALTLYRIISEEGVIDTRELRTLAGLRDKEHKKIFDNALLELQGMMDIVISGIKEKMNAEGAKNGWSSTAFETFDSWASRNKIETIAVEKDKAREYLLNHFQGVVSENAVKKLKKILGE; this is encoded by the coding sequence TTGAAGAATTACAGTATAAAAACATATGAAGAAGCAGTTCAGGTTATAGAACAGGTTGGCTTTCTCCCGTTGGCTCCATTGGTAAAAGAATTTCCGGCGCTAAATACCATTACTGCTCCTGAGACCTGGCATTCAGATACAGAATATGACCCGTGGATTTGGCGGACAAGATTTGCTGTTGAAGGTGTCGCAGGCTATGGAAAGTTCATTAAGAAAAAGTCCGTTCTAATTTCGCGTGATCTACTGCCATATTTTAAGGCTGTCCTTGGCAGTTATGAAACAGTTGAAGAACGGTACCAAAAAGGAAATGTATCGAGAGAAGCTTTGACTCTATATCGAATCATTAGTGAAGAAGGGGTCATAGATACAAGAGAGTTGAGGACTCTGGCGGGATTAAGGGATAAAGAACATAAAAAGATATTTGACAATGCTTTATTGGAATTGCAGGGAATGATGGATATTGTCATTTCAGGAATCAAGGAAAAAATGAATGCGGAAGGCGCAAAGAATGGCTGGAGCAGCACGGCCTTTGAAACATTCGATTCTTGGGCAAGCAGAAATAAAATCGAAACGATCGCTGTGGAAAAGGATAAGGCTAGGGAATACCTATTGAATCATTTTCAAGGTGTTGTCAGTGAAAACGCCGTGAAGAAGCTGAAGAAAATACTGGGGGAATGA
- a CDS encoding nuclear transport factor 2-like protein codes for MEKPQSLKVDCLKDCGNAPKKVLLKELTVALAMRDYTGMSENLADDIRWQIAGHKSFFGKEDLKEALNKNTSKAIIQLHIQNIITHGSSGAVNGFFVFEDQSTLSFCDVYSFTSAGKSAKVKEIMSYRIEEKLMY; via the coding sequence GTGGAAAAACCTCAAAGTCTTAAGGTTGATTGCCTAAAAGATTGTGGTAATGCACCTAAAAAGGTGTTATTAAAGGAACTTACGGTTGCTCTGGCGATGCGAGATTATACTGGCATGAGTGAAAATTTGGCAGATGATATTCGGTGGCAGATTGCTGGCCATAAGAGTTTTTTTGGAAAAGAGGACTTAAAGGAAGCTTTAAATAAAAATACTAGCAAAGCAATTATTCAGCTTCATATCCAAAACATCATCACACATGGTTCAAGTGGTGCGGTAAATGGTTTCTTCGTATTTGAGGATCAATCCACTCTATCGTTCTGTGATGTCTATAGCTTTACGAGTGCCGGAAAGAGTGCAAAAGTTAAAGAAATTATGTCATATAGAATAGAAGAAAAGCTGATGTATTAG
- the rpiA gene encoding ribose-5-phosphate isomerase RpiA, whose product MNEKELVGVRAAEYIKDGMVVGLGTGSTAYYTIKKLGELVRAGLNITGIPTSEQTASLAVEQGITLVDFKDVKQIDVGIDGADEFDVDLNLIKGGGGALLREKIIANAASTFIVIADSSKGAEKLGAFPLPVEIVKFGAEISYRKIAELGCEPKLRLSGNQPFITDNGNYILDCDFKQIESPKEMEKQLNMIPGVVENGLFVNMAKKLITIENGELVEKTR is encoded by the coding sequence ATGAATGAGAAAGAATTAGTCGGCGTTAGGGCTGCTGAATACATAAAAGATGGAATGGTGGTTGGATTGGGAACAGGATCGACCGCTTATTATACAATCAAAAAACTGGGGGAGTTAGTGAGAGCTGGTCTAAACATCACTGGGATTCCGACTTCTGAGCAAACCGCCTCCCTAGCTGTGGAGCAAGGAATCACTCTGGTGGATTTTAAAGATGTAAAACAAATTGATGTGGGGATTGATGGTGCGGATGAATTTGACGTTGATTTAAACTTGATTAAAGGCGGGGGAGGAGCACTGCTTAGAGAGAAAATCATCGCTAATGCTGCATCTACGTTCATTGTTATAGCAGATTCATCCAAAGGGGCTGAGAAATTAGGAGCCTTCCCGTTACCGGTTGAAATTGTAAAGTTTGGAGCCGAAATATCGTACAGGAAAATCGCCGAGCTTGGCTGTGAACCGAAATTGAGGCTAAGTGGGAACCAGCCATTCATCACAGACAATGGAAATTATATTCTCGATTGTGATTTTAAGCAGATTGAATCACCTAAGGAAATGGAAAAGCAGTTAAATATGATACCTGGGGTGGTTGAAAATGGGTTGTTTGTAAATATGGCGAAAAAGCTGATCACGATTGAAAATGGCGAGCTTGTTGAAAAAACAAGATGA
- a CDS encoding ABC transporter ATP-binding protein has translation MSEITLSVKGLKKTIGKKEIIKGIDFDLKRGEVFGFLGPNGAGKTTTIRMLVGLIKPSAGTIEIGGYNVRKDFTKAMSQMGCIVENPELYSYLTGWENLEHFARMLPEVDRAHMKYVVELVRLEERIHDRVSTYSLGMRQRLGIAQALLGKPKVLILDEPTNGLDPMGIREMRNFIRYLAEEEGLTVLVSSHLLSEIQLMCDRVAIISKGSVIKVDYVENLLALQEKVIWHAEPRDTAKEILGGVTTVSDGGDGALVTPYVENESAIWNRMLVEKGVQVNEMNRKLPALEDLFLELTGGESID, from the coding sequence ATGAGTGAGATTACGCTGTCTGTAAAAGGGCTTAAAAAGACGATTGGCAAAAAAGAGATCATCAAAGGCATCGATTTTGATTTGAAAAGAGGCGAAGTTTTTGGCTTTCTTGGTCCGAACGGAGCAGGTAAAACAACGACAATCAGGATGCTGGTCGGCCTGATCAAACCAAGTGCAGGAACAATCGAAATCGGCGGTTACAATGTCAGGAAGGATTTTACGAAAGCGATGTCACAAATGGGTTGTATCGTTGAAAATCCAGAGTTGTATTCCTATCTGACTGGCTGGGAGAATCTTGAACACTTTGCAAGGATGCTGCCTGAAGTTGACCGGGCGCATATGAAATATGTGGTGGAACTCGTGCGATTAGAGGAACGTATTCATGATCGTGTTAGTACGTATTCCCTTGGAATGCGTCAGCGTCTTGGGATTGCTCAGGCTTTACTGGGGAAACCAAAAGTCTTGATTCTGGATGAACCTACAAATGGATTGGATCCAATGGGAATCAGGGAGATGCGGAATTTTATCCGTTATCTTGCTGAAGAAGAAGGATTGACTGTCCTGGTATCAAGCCATCTGCTGAGCGAAATCCAGCTGATGTGTGATCGGGTCGCGATCATTTCAAAAGGATCAGTCATCAAAGTGGACTATGTTGAAAATCTGTTGGCACTCCAGGAAAAGGTCATCTGGCATGCAGAACCGCGTGACACTGCGAAAGAGATTCTGGGTGGAGTGACGACGGTTTCGGATGGGGGAGACGGAGCTTTGGTTACTCCTTATGTAGAAAATGAAAGTGCTATTTGGAATAGGATGCTGGTGGAAAAGGGTGTCCAGGTGAATGAAATGAATAGGAAATTGCCTGCACTCGAAGATCTTTTCCTTGAACTGACTGGAGGTGAATCGATTGATTAA
- a CDS encoding DUF1450 domain-containing protein, with protein MNMFQKLFSKQKKAKIEFCQRNLEQFLQEENYPDYNEFLSRKNVEYKEFECQSRCKECRMSPYAMVNGDFVTSENSDALLKKMAEYID; from the coding sequence ATGAATATGTTCCAAAAGCTTTTTTCCAAACAAAAGAAAGCAAAAATTGAATTCTGCCAGCGGAATTTGGAACAGTTTTTACAGGAAGAGAATTATCCTGACTACAATGAATTCTTAAGCCGGAAAAATGTAGAGTATAAGGAATTTGAATGCCAGAGCAGGTGCAAGGAATGCAGGATGTCTCCATATGCAATGGTCAATGGCGATTTTGTAACGTCAGAGAATTCTGATGCCTTGCTTAAGAAAATGGCTGAATATATAGACTGA
- a CDS encoding DMT family transporter, with the protein MFFALVVVTTFLMGSSFTVGKIGLNYVSPLLLVGLRFSIAGLLMAVVVRKRVRPDKLADWGRIFTIGLMQTAGVMGCIFLSLRTITAGESSILTFTNPLMVVIMGTIFLGIRYRLLQWIGAIIGFIGVFITLGFHLQLTVGTLFGLGAAVFWSIGTILIKLWGSRFNVWVLTAYQMLFGGIILLIMGITLETPKLTITPISISVILWLAIMASIVQFAIWFYLINQGDPGKTSAFLFLAPFFGVLTGWVLLNEVVEWHVYAGGALIFTGIFLVNWTFKKANQEFGIGKMTKSLND; encoded by the coding sequence ATGTTCTTTGCGCTCGTTGTCGTCACCACTTTTCTTATGGGCTCTTCTTTTACTGTAGGTAAGATTGGTTTGAACTATGTATCTCCATTGTTATTGGTTGGTTTAAGATTCTCGATCGCCGGTTTGTTGATGGCGGTGGTTGTCAGAAAAAGAGTTAGGCCGGATAAGCTGGCTGACTGGGGAAGGATTTTCACGATTGGTTTAATGCAGACTGCAGGGGTCATGGGCTGTATTTTCTTGAGTTTACGTACAATTACTGCTGGAGAGTCATCAATTTTAACCTTTACCAATCCATTAATGGTTGTGATTATGGGGACGATTTTCCTGGGAATTCGATACAGGCTTCTTCAATGGATTGGTGCGATTATAGGGTTCATCGGTGTATTCATCACATTAGGTTTCCATCTGCAGCTGACAGTTGGTACACTTTTCGGTCTGGGGGCAGCTGTCTTCTGGTCGATTGGGACCATTCTGATCAAACTATGGGGCAGCCGCTTCAATGTCTGGGTGCTGACAGCTTATCAAATGCTTTTCGGAGGCATTATCCTCTTAATAATGGGGATTACGCTGGAAACACCTAAGCTGACGATTACTCCGATTTCTATCTCGGTTATTTTATGGCTGGCGATCATGGCCTCAATCGTCCAGTTTGCCATTTGGTTTTACTTGATCAATCAGGGGGACCCTGGAAAGACGAGTGCTTTCTTGTTCCTTGCACCTTTTTTCGGGGTACTTACCGGTTGGGTGCTGCTTAATGAGGTTGTGGAATGGCATGTTTATGCAGGCGGAGCCCTGATTTTTACGGGGATTTTTCTTGTGAACTGGACATTTAAAAAAGCGAATCAGGAATTTGGTATTGGCAAAATGACAAAATCATTAAATGACTAG
- a CDS encoding Fe3+ hydroxamate ABC transporter substrate-binding protein, protein MFKITPQCSICKKEIQPNEEIFVKMKYPETKGMTEIKAFIQYQGKIICEECNNK, encoded by the coding sequence ATGTTCAAAATCACGCCACAGTGCTCGATATGCAAGAAAGAAATTCAACCCAATGAAGAGATTTTTGTGAAAATGAAGTACCCGGAAACGAAGGGGATGACGGAGATTAAAGCCTTTATCCAGTATCAAGGTAAGATTATTTGCGAAGAGTGCAACAATAAATAG
- a CDS encoding DUF3817 domain-containing protein, translated as MQNTAISRFRMMGLLEGGSLLVLVFIAMPLKYWAGFPEAVRLVGSLHGFLFVLYVLMIIYTTSKVRWSFLWAVSAFAVAFIPFGNMVLDRFLERTFSVKEVS; from the coding sequence ATGCAAAATACAGCTATCAGCCGGTTTCGTATGATGGGTTTGCTTGAAGGTGGATCCTTGTTGGTGCTTGTGTTCATCGCGATGCCGCTTAAATATTGGGCTGGTTTTCCCGAGGCTGTTCGGCTCGTAGGTTCCTTGCACGGTTTCTTATTTGTTCTATATGTGCTTATGATTATATATACGACATCTAAGGTCAGATGGTCGTTTTTATGGGCCGTCAGTGCGTTTGCAGTTGCGTTCATTCCTTTTGGCAACATGGTTTTAGATCGCTTTTTAGAGCGGACTTTTTCAGTAAAGGAAGTTTCATAA
- a CDS encoding LysM peptidoglycan-binding domain-containing protein yields the protein MKIHVVRPGDTLWGISQGYQTAINQIILVNEMDNPNVLVVGQSLVIPETKREYVVGQGDSLWAIASRYGVTVQELASYNNISDPSLIFVGQMLQMPYILHSIKSGETMWAIAQQYGVTVNQIATANNISNPAVIYPGGILRIPAPAKPVIEVNAYITRMDDTGRRNVLSRGHLFTYLAPFSYKMGEDGSLLNLQDTNVLQAANMTNTSPLLTITNEADGSFSSDRAAAILRNPAVQDTLLNNILAKMNEKGYTGLNIDFEYVYPEDRENYNNFLRKSVARLHPQGYTVSTALAPKQRADQEGLLYEAHDYDAHGEIVDFVVIMTYEWGWSGGRPWAIAPINEVRKVLDYAVTAIPRDKILMGVPLYGRDWRIPWVQGTYARTVSPKGAVELAAQQGVNIQYNDTYQSPFFRYTDADGQQHEVWFEDARSVQAKYDTVKNYGLRGVSFWTLGPSFPQYWPVLQNNFRVKKL from the coding sequence ATGAAAATACATGTCGTAAGACCGGGAGACACTTTATGGGGCATTTCACAAGGCTATCAAACTGCCATAAACCAAATTATTTTAGTGAATGAAATGGATAACCCCAATGTTTTAGTGGTTGGACAGTCACTTGTAATCCCGGAAACTAAGCGGGAATATGTCGTCGGGCAGGGTGACAGCTTATGGGCGATTGCCTCCCGGTACGGGGTGACAGTTCAGGAGCTCGCAAGCTATAACAATATCTCGGACCCTTCGCTGATTTTTGTCGGCCAAATGCTGCAGATGCCATATATACTACATTCCATCAAGTCTGGCGAAACCATGTGGGCGATTGCCCAGCAATATGGGGTGACTGTGAACCAAATAGCAACGGCCAATAATATTTCTAATCCTGCAGTCATTTATCCTGGCGGCATTTTGAGGATTCCAGCACCTGCAAAGCCTGTCATTGAAGTGAATGCCTATATAACGAGGATGGATGATACAGGCAGAAGAAATGTTCTGTCACGTGGACACCTTTTCACCTACCTTGCTCCGTTTTCCTATAAGATGGGTGAAGATGGGTCACTCCTGAATCTACAGGATACAAATGTCCTTCAAGCGGCAAATATGACCAACACGTCACCATTGTTGACAATTACTAATGAAGCTGATGGCTCGTTCAGTTCAGACCGGGCAGCCGCCATCCTGCGGAATCCAGCCGTCCAGGATACATTGTTGAACAACATCCTGGCTAAAATGAACGAAAAAGGCTATACCGGATTGAATATCGATTTTGAATACGTCTATCCGGAGGACCGTGAAAACTATAATAACTTTTTAAGAAAATCCGTTGCCCGGTTGCATCCTCAAGGCTATACGGTCTCGACTGCACTGGCTCCAAAACAAAGAGCCGATCAGGAGGGACTGTTGTATGAAGCTCACGACTACGATGCGCACGGGGAAATTGTTGATTTTGTCGTAATCATGACATATGAATGGGGCTGGTCTGGAGGAAGGCCTTGGGCAATCGCGCCGATCAATGAAGTAAGGAAAGTGCTGGACTATGCCGTGACAGCCATTCCCCGTGATAAAATCCTCATGGGTGTGCCTTTATACGGAAGGGACTGGCGAATCCCATGGGTGCAAGGAACCTATGCTCGAACTGTAAGCCCAAAAGGAGCAGTAGAGCTTGCCGCGCAACAGGGCGTCAATATCCAATATAATGACACATACCAATCTCCATTTTTCCGCTACACCGATGCAGACGGACAGCAGCATGAAGTCTGGTTCGAAGACGCACGAAGTGTCCAGGCAAAGTACGATACAGTAAAAAATTATGGATTGCGTGGAGTCAGTTTCTGGACCCTCGGGCCATCGTTCCCGCAGTACTGGCCTGTGCTGCAAAATAATTTTAGAGTTAAGAAGTTATAG
- a CDS encoding ABC transporter permease subunit — translation MINLVRNEMLKIVRKKRILIVAGIIAVLVALFTYSQYREIERRLERFGDVDWRTTLQQQIIDTQNRITSSGISDEWKSELQLRIQQQQYYLDNNVNPMEPGAPSFVRVFAEHSINLFLPLMIMVVAADIVSSERSAGTVKLLLTRPVKRWKILMSKYITLILSVSIIVMLFGVLSYLISGLIFGYQGWGAPVITGFNVEGNELNTNAVQMIPQWQYLLMEFSLVWFVALIVGTITFMLSVLIRNTPAGMGVMLAALISGAILSNMVSSWEQAKYLFMINLNLTGYLSGQAPPIEGMTLGFSLVVLTVWGLAALIVSFAVFIRQDIY, via the coding sequence TTGATTAACCTGGTCAGGAATGAAATGCTGAAAATCGTCCGCAAAAAAAGAATCCTTATAGTGGCTGGGATCATCGCGGTGCTTGTGGCGCTTTTTACATACTCTCAATACAGGGAAATAGAAAGAAGGCTTGAGCGTTTTGGGGATGTTGATTGGCGGACGACATTGCAGCAGCAAATCATCGATACACAAAATCGGATCACGAGCAGCGGTATTTCCGATGAGTGGAAAAGCGAGCTTCAGCTTAGAATCCAGCAGCAGCAATATTACCTTGATAACAATGTGAATCCGATGGAACCGGGTGCACCTAGTTTTGTACGTGTTTTCGCGGAGCATTCGATCAATTTGTTCCTGCCATTGATGATCATGGTGGTGGCAGCCGACATTGTGTCTTCAGAACGAAGTGCCGGGACGGTAAAATTATTGCTGACAAGGCCGGTGAAGCGCTGGAAAATCCTGATGAGCAAATACATCACTCTGATTTTATCCGTATCGATCATTGTCATGTTGTTTGGAGTGCTGTCGTATTTGATATCCGGGCTGATTTTTGGCTATCAAGGCTGGGGCGCTCCTGTTATAACGGGATTCAATGTCGAAGGAAATGAACTTAATACGAATGCAGTCCAGATGATTCCCCAGTGGCAGTATCTGTTGATGGAATTCAGCCTAGTGTGGTTTGTGGCACTGATTGTCGGAACCATCACATTCATGCTTTCAGTTCTAATACGCAATACACCAGCAGGAATGGGCGTCATGCTAGCTGCGCTGATTTCCGGAGCCATCCTCAGCAATATGGTCTCCTCCTGGGAGCAAGCAAAATACTTGTTCATGATCAATCTAAATCTGACAGGCTACCTGTCCGGCCAGGCACCACCCATTGAAGGAATGACACTCGGATTTTCACTCGTTGTCTTGACTGTATGGGGACTGGCCGCGTTGATCGTTTCGTTTGCTGTGTTTATTAGGCAGGATATATATTAA
- a CDS encoding DUF3891 family protein, translated as MIVHEREHEFVMVAQHDHAKVSRDAAECWRDEYFLGIDKKDSVVLAVREHDRCWIEPDEEPLWNKQTQQPYSFMDYPGSPKLAFYTKGIEEIVQMDPYAGLLCSLHYASFLKDATSTIGKNFWVAEKQRQQKLLKELGIEKDELLSFHLNLLKFCDNLSLYICLNDPGTPKSQEHYFYREGFPQKFSFANDQTIHAEWLDLQTVSLSVSPFINKLLVRLPYKAVDKELIKEIGLAAAYQDSPVCWREVTFV; from the coding sequence ATGATTGTCCATGAACGTGAACATGAATTTGTCATGGTGGCTCAGCATGACCATGCCAAGGTTTCACGGGATGCTGCAGAATGTTGGAGAGATGAATATTTTCTCGGAATAGACAAGAAAGATTCAGTTGTACTTGCTGTACGGGAACACGACAGGTGCTGGATTGAACCAGACGAGGAACCTTTATGGAATAAACAAACTCAGCAGCCCTACTCCTTTATGGATTACCCAGGAAGCCCGAAGCTAGCCTTTTATACAAAAGGAATCGAAGAAATCGTCCAAATGGATCCATACGCCGGCCTGCTCTGCAGCCTTCACTACGCTTCATTCCTGAAGGATGCAACAAGCACGATCGGGAAGAATTTTTGGGTCGCGGAAAAACAAAGACAGCAGAAGCTGCTGAAGGAATTAGGAATCGAAAAAGACGAGTTGTTGTCCTTCCATTTAAATCTATTAAAATTCTGCGACAATCTATCATTGTATATTTGTCTGAATGATCCAGGAACACCAAAATCGCAAGAGCATTATTTTTACCGAGAAGGCTTTCCACAGAAATTTTCGTTCGCTAATGACCAAACCATCCATGCAGAGTGGCTTGATCTACAAACAGTTTCTCTTTCAGTTTCACCCTTCATAAATAAACTCCTTGTCAGACTACCATATAAAGCTGTTGATAAGGAACTCATCAAAGAAATTGGATTGGCTGCAGCTTATCAAGATAGTCCAGTTTGTTGGAGAGAAGTTACATTTGTCTAA
- a CDS encoding YolD-like family protein — protein MRIRDRGKLKFMPAHFMPEHRALLRELTRDELRQPKPLLDEYEIQEMENRICYAMEYTYPVKITKWDDGFTYEEKGYVHYLDSIRKEVRMIVVDGCAVSIAFGDVVAVEVIE, from the coding sequence ATGAGAATACGTGATCGAGGAAAGCTGAAATTTATGCCTGCTCATTTTATGCCAGAGCATAGAGCCTTATTGAGAGAGCTAACCAGGGATGAGTTGCGGCAGCCGAAGCCGTTGCTTGATGAATACGAAATCCAGGAGATGGAGAATCGGATTTGCTACGCCATGGAATATACATATCCTGTGAAAATAACAAAGTGGGATGATGGATTTACATATGAAGAAAAAGGATATGTCCATTATCTCGATTCAATTCGGAAGGAGGTAAGGATGATAGTTGTAGATGGTTGTGCTGTGTCAATTGCATTTGGGGATGTAGTGGCTGTAGAAGTAATTGAATAA